In the genome of Nonlabens sp. MB-3u-79, one region contains:
- the cdaA gene encoding diadenylate cyclase CdaA: protein MELPGFRIIDLIDILLVAAVVFYLYRLVKGTAALNIFIGIFIIYLIYQLTVFMKMEMLSQALGAVTGAGVVALIVVFQQEIRRFLLMLGSTQFTSRKRFFKQLRIFQEEQDNNHIVVNEIVKACEKMSLTKTGALIGIKRDGSLEFVKNTGDQQDILVNSSIIQSIFYKNSTLHDGAVIIEGNKITATRVILPVSENRKIPQRFGLRHRAALGLTERSSAIALIVSEETGQISLVHEGEFETFTDTKQLAAKIKSHLA, encoded by the coding sequence ATGGAACTTCCAGGATTTAGAATAATAGATTTAATAGACATATTGCTGGTCGCAGCAGTAGTTTTCTACCTCTACCGATTAGTTAAAGGAACTGCGGCGCTCAATATTTTTATAGGAATTTTTATCATCTACTTGATTTACCAACTGACTGTTTTTATGAAAATGGAAATGTTAAGCCAGGCTTTAGGCGCGGTTACTGGTGCTGGAGTAGTGGCCTTGATTGTCGTTTTCCAACAAGAAATAAGGCGCTTCTTATTGATGTTGGGTTCCACACAATTTACCTCTCGAAAACGGTTTTTTAAACAGTTGCGTATTTTTCAAGAAGAGCAGGATAACAACCATATAGTGGTTAATGAAATAGTAAAAGCTTGTGAGAAAATGAGCCTTACTAAAACAGGCGCTTTGATAGGTATTAAAAGAGATGGTTCTTTAGAATTTGTAAAAAACACTGGCGATCAACAGGATATTTTAGTCAACTCTTCTATCATACAAAGTATCTTTTATAAAAACAGCACCCTTCATGATGGAGCTGTGATCATAGAAGGAAACAAAATTACAGCGACTCGTGTTATTCTACCAGTTTCTGAAAACAGAAAAATACCTCAGCGTTTTGGCTTGCGACACAGAGCAGCTTTAGGCCTTACAGAACGCAGCAGCGCTATTGCGTTGATCGTAAGTGAAGAGACAGGACAAATCTCTTTAGTTCACGAAGGCGAGTTTGAAACCTTTACAGACACCAAACAACTTGCTGCCAAAATAAAATCCCATCTCGCTTAA
- the recR gene encoding recombination mediator RecR: MNFSSKILEEAVDQVSQLPGIGKRTALRLVLHLMRQPEQNTDALSQALLRMRHDLNFCKQCHNVSDVEICEICASHSRDQTIVCVVEDIRDVMAIENTSQYRGLYHVLGGKISPMDGIGPQDLKVRSLVERVKNAGVTEIIFALSPTIEGDTTNFYIFKQLDGLEVNTSTIARGIAVGDELEFADEVTLGRSILHRVPYENSLKN; the protein is encoded by the coding sequence ATGAATTTTTCCTCCAAAATCTTAGAAGAAGCCGTTGATCAAGTATCACAATTGCCAGGAATAGGCAAGCGCACGGCTTTGCGACTGGTATTGCATCTCATGCGACAGCCAGAACAAAATACAGACGCGCTTTCTCAAGCATTGTTAAGAATGCGTCACGATTTGAACTTTTGCAAACAGTGTCATAATGTAAGCGATGTAGAGATTTGCGAAATTTGTGCCAGTCATAGCCGCGATCAAACCATCGTTTGTGTGGTAGAAGATATAAGAGATGTGATGGCGATAGAAAACACGAGTCAGTACCGAGGTTTGTATCATGTTTTAGGTGGTAAAATAAGCCCTATGGACGGTATAGGTCCGCAAGACCTTAAAGTAAGATCGCTGGTAGAACGTGTAAAGAATGCGGGAGTTACTGAAATAATTTTTGCACTCAGTCCCACTATAGAAGGCGACACTACTAACTTTTATATTTTCAAACAGCTCGATGGACTAGAAGTCAATACTTCTACCATCGCTAGAGGAATAGCCGTAGGGGACGAGCTGGAATTTGCTGATGAGGTAACCCTGGGAAGGAGTATTTTGCACCGGGTTCCTTACGAGAATTCGCTTAAAAACTAG
- a CDS encoding DUF1599 domain-containing protein, with the protein MSQTSQQYDAVITQCRDLFSKKMKDYGSAWRILRLPSLTDQIFIKAQRIRGLQTLAESKVDEGQESEFIGIINYSIMALIQLDKGVSEQPDLSLEESLEQYDDHVAVTKQLMMDKNHDYGEAWRDMRVSSLTDLILQKLLRVKQIEDNKGATLVSEGIDANYQDMINYAVFAMIHLSKA; encoded by the coding sequence ATGTCGCAAACCAGCCAGCAATATGATGCCGTAATCACACAATGTCGTGATTTGTTTTCTAAAAAAATGAAGGATTATGGTAGCGCATGGCGCATATTGCGTTTGCCATCACTTACCGATCAGATCTTTATCAAAGCACAACGCATAAGAGGTTTACAAACTCTTGCCGAATCAAAAGTAGACGAAGGACAAGAAAGCGAGTTCATTGGGATCATCAATTATTCTATTATGGCGCTTATTCAATTAGATAAAGGAGTGTCAGAGCAACCTGATTTATCTTTAGAAGAATCGCTGGAACAGTACGATGATCATGTGGCGGTTACTAAACAACTCATGATGGATAAAAACCATGATTATGGTGAGGCGTGGAGAGATATGCGAGTAAGCTCCTTAACCGATTTAATTCTTCAAAAATTACTACGAGTAAAACAAATTGAGGATAACAAAGGCGCGACACTAGTCTCAGAAGGAATAGATGCGAATTACCAAGACATGATCAATTACGCCGTTTTTGCGATGATTCATTTGAGCAAAGCTTAA
- the folP gene encoding dihydropteroate synthase → MATINCAGALIDLSTPHVMGIVNCTPDSFYDGGKLKNDAAILNQVEKMLEDGATFIDVGGYSSRPDGTDISVNEELSRVLPVLDLITSRFKVKGLSCDSFRESVIEKALQHGASIVNDISAGLLSEPMLQTVGNAKVPYIMMHMRGTPQTMKAMTSYENMTVEINHYFSERIAAARACGINDIIIDPGFGFAKTREQNFKLLSDLELLHAHQVPILAGVSRKSMIYKTLDITAQEALNGTTALHMACLLKGAKILRVHDVKEAVETIQLYKEIPIN, encoded by the coding sequence ATGGCAACTATAAATTGTGCAGGCGCACTTATCGACCTTTCTACCCCTCATGTGATGGGCATTGTCAACTGTACTCCCGACTCTTTTTACGATGGTGGAAAGCTTAAAAACGATGCCGCTATTTTGAACCAAGTAGAAAAAATGCTGGAAGATGGCGCCACATTTATAGATGTAGGTGGTTACAGCTCTAGACCTGACGGTACTGATATTTCTGTGAATGAAGAGTTGTCCAGAGTGTTACCCGTTCTTGATTTGATTACTTCTCGTTTTAAGGTTAAAGGTTTGAGTTGTGACAGCTTTCGCGAAAGCGTTATAGAAAAAGCTCTTCAACACGGTGCCAGTATCGTAAACGATATAAGCGCCGGTCTTTTATCGGAACCAATGCTTCAAACAGTGGGAAATGCAAAAGTTCCTTACATCATGATGCATATGCGTGGCACACCACAAACCATGAAAGCCATGACTAGTTATGAAAATATGACCGTAGAAATCAATCATTATTTTTCGGAGCGTATTGCTGCTGCAAGAGCTTGCGGCATCAACGACATTATCATTGATCCAGGTTTTGGCTTTGCAAAAACTCGTGAACAGAATTTTAAACTCTTATCTGATCTCGAGCTGTTACACGCACATCAAGTGCCTATTCTCGCAGGAGTCTCTCGTAAATCTATGATTTATAAAACCTTGGACATTACGGCACAAGAAGCCTTAAACGGCACCACAGCACTTCACATGGCTTGTTTACTAAAAGGTGCTAAAATCTTACGAGTTCACGATGTAAAAGAAGCTGTGGAAACTATACAACTGTATAAGGAGATACCGATAAATTAA